A genomic segment from Flavobacterium inviolabile encodes:
- a CDS encoding valine--tRNA ligase, translating into MTIPAQFDAKAVEQKWYDYWMKNNYFHSEPDHRTPYTIVIPPPNVTGVLHMGHMLNNTIQDVLIRRARLKGFNACWVPGTDHASIATEAKVVAKLKAEGINKNDLSREEFLKHAWEWTDKYGGVILDQLKKLGASCDWERTKFTMDPDMSASVIRSFVDLYNKGLIYRGYRMVNWDPEAKTTLSDEEVIYEERQGKLYHLRYQIEDSEEYVTIATTRPETILGDTAICIHPEDERYFHLKGKRVIVPICNRVIPIIFDEYVDMEFGTGCLKVTPAHDVNDKELGEKHNLEIIDIFNDDATLNAFGLHYQGKDRFVVREEIAQELETLGALVKVETHINKVGTSERTKAVIEPRLSDQWFLKMEDLVKPAIKAVLETEDVKLYPSRFNNTYRHWMENIRDWNISRQLWWGQQIPAYYYGDGKEDFVVAETREEALALAIQKTGNQILTADDLRQDVDALDTWFSSWLWPISVFGGIMDPENPEYKYYYPTNDLVTGPDILFFWVARMIIAGYEYAGEKPFTNVYLTGLVRDNQRRKMSKSLGNSPDPLDLIEKFGADGVRAGLLLSAAAGNDILFDEELCNQGKAFSNKIWNAFRLIKGWEVSESIAQPEYAKVAVEWYEAKLQKTLAEIEDHFEKYRISDALMATYKLVWDDFCSWFLEMIKPGYQQPIDSVTFNSAIEMLEANLKLLHPFMPFLTEEIWQHIAERSEKEALIIAEWPKAQTVNETLIAEFDFATEVISGIRTIRKDKNIPFKDTIELKVVNNENATTFFDVIITKLGNISALEYVTDKVDGALSYRVKSNEYFIPITGNINVEEEITKLTEELNYNKGFLKSVQAKLANEKFVNSAPEKVVAIERQKEADALAKIATIEQSLAGLQ; encoded by the coding sequence ATGACAATTCCAGCTCAATTTGACGCCAAGGCAGTAGAACAGAAATGGTACGACTACTGGATGAAGAACAATTATTTTCACTCGGAACCTGACCACAGAACTCCGTACACAATTGTAATTCCGCCGCCAAACGTCACAGGAGTACTGCACATGGGACATATGCTGAACAATACGATCCAGGATGTATTGATTCGTAGAGCTCGTTTAAAAGGATTTAATGCCTGCTGGGTTCCCGGAACCGACCATGCTTCCATTGCTACTGAAGCTAAAGTAGTAGCCAAGCTAAAAGCAGAAGGGATTAATAAAAACGATTTATCCCGTGAAGAATTCCTGAAACATGCCTGGGAATGGACCGATAAATACGGTGGCGTAATCCTGGATCAGCTGAAAAAACTGGGTGCTTCCTGCGATTGGGAAAGAACCAAGTTTACAATGGATCCGGATATGTCGGCTTCCGTTATCCGTTCTTTTGTTGATTTATACAATAAAGGACTGATTTATCGTGGTTACCGAATGGTAAACTGGGATCCGGAAGCGAAAACAACGTTGTCGGATGAAGAAGTTATCTACGAAGAACGCCAGGGGAAATTATACCATTTACGATACCAGATTGAAGACAGCGAAGAATATGTAACGATCGCGACAACACGTCCGGAAACTATTTTAGGCGATACAGCAATCTGTATTCACCCGGAAGATGAACGATATTTCCACTTAAAAGGGAAAAGAGTAATTGTGCCGATTTGCAACCGCGTTATTCCGATTATTTTCGACGAATATGTGGATATGGAATTTGGTACAGGCTGCTTAAAAGTTACACCGGCACACGATGTAAACGATAAAGAATTAGGCGAAAAACACAATCTGGAGATTATTGACATCTTCAATGATGATGCCACATTAAACGCTTTCGGATTACACTATCAGGGGAAAGACCGTTTCGTTGTTCGTGAGGAAATTGCTCAGGAACTGGAAACGCTTGGTGCTTTGGTAAAAGTGGAAACACATATTAATAAAGTAGGTACTTCCGAAAGAACCAAAGCGGTTATTGAACCGAGATTGTCAGATCAGTGGTTCCTTAAAATGGAAGATTTGGTAAAACCGGCAATAAAAGCTGTTTTGGAAACCGAGGATGTAAAACTATATCCAAGCCGTTTTAACAATACATACCGCCATTGGATGGAAAACATCCGTGACTGGAATATTTCCCGTCAGTTATGGTGGGGACAACAAATTCCGGCATACTATTATGGTGACGGAAAAGAAGATTTTGTTGTTGCAGAAACCAGAGAAGAAGCGTTGGCGCTGGCAATACAAAAAACAGGTAACCAGATTTTAACAGCCGATGATTTAAGACAGGATGTAGATGCTTTGGATACCTGGTTCTCGTCCTGGTTATGGCCGATATCCGTTTTCGGAGGCATCATGGATCCTGAAAATCCGGAGTATAAATACTATTATCCTACCAATGACCTGGTAACCGGACCGGACATTTTGTTCTTCTGGGTAGCCCGTATGATCATTGCCGGTTATGAATATGCCGGAGAAAAACCGTTTACGAATGTATATTTAACCGGATTGGTACGTGATAACCAACGCCGGAAAATGTCGAAATCGCTTGGAAACTCACCGGATCCGTTGGATTTGATTGAGAAATTCGGAGCCGATGGTGTTCGTGCAGGATTATTGTTAAGTGCAGCTGCCGGAAATGATATCCTGTTTGATGAAGAACTGTGCAACCAGGGGAAAGCATTCAGTAATAAAATCTGGAATGCATTCCGTCTGATCAAAGGATGGGAAGTAAGCGAAAGCATTGCCCAGCCGGAATATGCTAAAGTTGCTGTAGAATGGTATGAAGCCAAATTACAGAAAACATTAGCTGAAATTGAAGACCATTTTGAGAAATACAGAATTTCCGATGCTTTAATGGCAACGTATAAGCTGGTTTGGGATGATTTCTGTTCGTGGTTCCTGGAAATGATTAAACCGGGTTATCAGCAGCCGATTGACAGTGTTACTTTTAACAGTGCGATTGAAATGCTGGAAGCGAACCTGAAATTATTACATCCGTTCATGCCGTTCCTGACCGAAGAAATCTGGCAGCACATTGCTGAACGATCAGAGAAAGAAGCCCTGATCATTGCAGAATGGCCGAAAGCACAAACCGTAAACGAAACGCTTATTGCAGAATTCGACTTTGCTACGGAAGTAATTTCCGGTATTCGTACGATCAGAAAAGACAAAAACATTCCTTTTAAGGATACAATTGAATTGAAAGTAGTGAACAATGAAAATGCAACGACATTCTTTGATGTAATTATCACAAAGCTTGGAAACATCAGCGCTTTGGAATATGTTACGGACAAAGTTGACGGAGCGTTATCCTACCGTGTGAAATCCAATGAATATTTTATTCCGATTACCGGAAATATTAATGTGGAAGAAGAGATCACAAAATTAACGGAAGAACTTAACTACAATAAAGGATTCCTGAAATCGGTACAGGCGAAACTCGCAAATGAAAAATTTGTGAATTCGGCACCGGAAAAAGTTGTAGCGATCGAACGCCAGAAAGAAGCAGATGCTTTGGCTAAAATTGCAACGATAGAACAAAGCTTAGCCGGTTTACAATAA
- the uvrB gene encoding excinuclease ABC subunit UvrB yields the protein MKFQVVSDYKPTGDQPQAIDKLSKGVDNGERFQTLLGVTGSGKTFTVANVIQEVQRPTLVLAHNKTLAAQLYSEFKQFFPNNAVEYFVSYYDYYQPEAFIPVTGTYIEKDLSINEELEKMRLSTTSSLLSGRRDVLVVASVSCLYGIGNPVEFQKNVVSIEQNQTISRTKLLHRLVQSLYARTEAEFTPGTFRIKGDTVEVFPSYGDEPFRIHFFGDEIEEIEAFDVKTAQVLEKYDKLNIYPANMFVTSPDVLQNAIWEIQQDLVKQVDYFKEIGKHLEAKRLEERTNFDLEMIRELGYCSGIENYSRYLDGRAPGTRPFCLLDYFPDDFLMVVDESHVTISQVHAMYGGDRSRKENLVEYGFRLPAAMDNRPLKFEEFEGMQNQVIYVSATPADYELQKSEGIYVEQIIRPTGLLDPIIEIRPSQNQIDDLIEEIQLRCEADERVLVTTLTKRMAEELAKYLAKVSIRCRYIHSEVDTLERVEIMQDLRKGLFDVLIGVNLLREGLDLPEVSLVAILDADKEGFLRSHRSLTQTVGRAARNVNGKAIMYADKITASMQKTIDETNYRRQKQIDYNTKHNLVPKGLNKKIESALMKNSAASYEQEKTAARAAEPETAYLSKPEIEKIIREKRKAMEKAAKDLDFMQAAKLRDEIKVLQEKV from the coding sequence ATGAAATTCCAAGTTGTTTCCGATTATAAGCCAACAGGTGATCAGCCGCAGGCTATAGATAAACTGAGTAAAGGAGTTGATAACGGAGAGCGTTTTCAGACTTTGTTAGGGGTAACGGGTTCCGGAAAAACGTTTACGGTAGCCAATGTTATCCAGGAAGTGCAGCGGCCTACATTGGTGCTGGCACACAACAAAACACTGGCCGCACAGCTGTATTCGGAATTCAAGCAATTCTTCCCGAACAATGCTGTGGAATACTTTGTTTCTTACTACGACTACTATCAGCCGGAAGCTTTTATTCCGGTAACGGGAACCTATATTGAAAAGGATCTGTCCATTAATGAAGAACTGGAAAAAATGCGATTGAGTACCACTTCATCACTGTTATCCGGTAGGAGGGACGTGTTGGTAGTGGCTTCGGTTTCCTGTTTATACGGTATTGGTAACCCGGTGGAATTCCAGAAAAACGTGGTTTCCATCGAACAGAATCAGACCATTTCCCGGACCAAATTATTGCACCGTTTGGTTCAGAGCTTGTATGCCCGTACCGAAGCAGAATTTACGCCTGGGACTTTCCGGATCAAAGGCGACACGGTAGAAGTATTTCCAAGTTATGGTGATGAACCGTTCCGGATTCACTTCTTTGGTGATGAAATTGAAGAAATAGAAGCTTTTGATGTCAAAACAGCTCAGGTTTTGGAGAAATATGACAAACTGAATATCTACCCGGCCAATATGTTTGTAACCTCGCCGGATGTTTTGCAGAATGCTATCTGGGAAATCCAGCAGGATTTGGTAAAACAGGTCGATTATTTTAAAGAAATAGGCAAGCATCTTGAAGCAAAACGTTTGGAAGAACGTACGAATTTTGATTTGGAGATGATCCGTGAACTGGGTTATTGCTCCGGAATTGAAAACTACTCCCGTTATCTGGACGGAAGAGCGCCCGGAACACGTCCGTTCTGCTTACTGGATTACTTTCCGGATGATTTCCTAATGGTTGTGGACGAAAGCCACGTAACCATTTCGCAGGTTCATGCCATGTATGGCGGGGATCGTTCCCGTAAAGAAAACCTGGTGGAATACGGCTTCCGCCTTCCGGCAGCAATGGACAACCGACCGTTGAAGTTTGAAGAATTTGAAGGCATGCAAAACCAGGTGATTTATGTTTCGGCAACACCGGCAGATTATGAATTGCAAAAATCGGAAGGGATTTATGTAGAACAGATCATTCGTCCTACAGGATTGCTCGATCCGATTATCGAGATACGGCCAAGCCAGAACCAGATTGACGATTTAATAGAAGAAATTCAATTGCGCTGTGAAGCCGATGAAAGGGTTTTAGTGACAACGCTGACCAAACGTATGGCGGAAGAACTGGCTAAATATTTAGCCAAAGTTTCAATACGCTGCCGTTATATTCATTCGGAAGTGGACACACTGGAACGGGTGGAGATCATGCAGGATTTACGAAAAGGACTGTTTGATGTATTAATCGGGGTAAACCTGCTGCGTGAAGGACTGGACTTACCGGAAGTTTCCCTGGTTGCTATTCTGGACGCCGATAAGGAAGGATTCCTGAGAAGCCATCGTTCACTGACGCAGACGGTGGGACGTGCTGCGCGTAATGTGAACGGGAAGGCAATAATGTATGCCGATAAGATTACGGCAAGTATGCAGAAAACAATTGATGAAACGAACTACCGCAGACAAAAACAGATTGATTATAACACCAAGCACAATCTGGTTCCGAAAGGACTGAATAAAAAGATTGAAAGCGCGCTGATGAAAAATTCGGCTGCCTCTTACGAACAGGAAAAGACTGCCGCACGTGCTGCGGAACCGGAAACAGCCTATCTGTCTAAACCGGAAATTGAAAAGATCATACGTGAAAAACGCAAAGCCATGGAAAAAGCGGCTAAAGATCTGGACTTTATGCAGGCCGCAAAATTAAGAGACGAAATAAAAGTATTACAGGAAAAAGTATAA
- a CDS encoding TerB family tellurite resistance protein: MNTYEERISLLSEMIAFAIVDGELHDNEYDFLAIVAEELGIEKSVFLSLFDKQKEIVIIKDEHQRIMQFYRLALLMHVDDVLHEREVRAINEIGIKMGLNPMGIRKTLKAMEDSPNKMVAAEFLICAFEEQHN; the protein is encoded by the coding sequence ATGAATACTTACGAAGAAAGAATCAGTCTTCTCTCAGAAATGATTGCTTTTGCTATAGTCGATGGGGAATTACACGACAATGAATACGACTTTTTAGCCATCGTTGCCGAAGAGCTTGGCATTGAGAAGTCCGTTTTTTTAAGTCTTTTCGACAAGCAGAAAGAGATTGTCATTATAAAAGACGAGCACCAGCGCATTATGCAATTCTACCGTTTGGCGTTGCTGATGCATGTTGATGATGTTTTACACGAACGGGAAGTAAGAGCGATTAATGAGATTGGCATTAAGATGGGATTGAATCCAATGGGCATTCGCAAAACATTAAAAGCAATGGAAGATTCTCCTAATAAAATGGTGGCCGCGGAGTTTTTGATCTGCGCCTTTGAAGAACAGCATAATTAA